A stretch of Vigna angularis cultivar LongXiaoDou No.4 chromosome 4, ASM1680809v1, whole genome shotgun sequence DNA encodes these proteins:
- the LOC128196328 gene encoding ATP synthase epsilon chain, chloroplastic-like, with product MTLNLCVLTPNRIVWDSEVKEIILPTNSGQIGLLPNHAPIASAVDIGIFRIRLKDQWLTMALMGGFARINNNEITVLVNDAEKGSDIDPQEAQQTLEIAETNLNKAEGKRQTIEANLALRQARTRVEAINVIS from the coding sequence ATGACTTTAAATCTTTGTGTATTGACCCCCAATCGAATTGTTTGGGATTCAGAAGTAAAGGAAATCATTTTACCTACTAATAGCGGACAAATTGGATTATTACCTAATCATGCGCCTATTGCCTCAGCTGTCGATATAGGTATTTTTAGAATACGTCTTAAAGACCAATGGTTAACAATGGCTCTGATGGGGGGGTTTGctagaataaataataatgagaTAACTGTTTTAGTAAATGATGCGGAAAAGGGTAGTGACATTGATCCACAAGAAGCACAGCAAACTCTTGAAATAGCAGAAACTAATTTGAATAAGGCTGAAGGCAAGAGACAAACAATTGAAGCAAATCTAGCTCTTAGACAAGCTAGAACACGAGTAGAGGCTATCAATGTTATTTCATAA